TGGCCGCGAGGGATGGAAGCGTTTGGAAAGTTTATTGGACGCAGGGTAGCGTGGTAGCATGGATTCGTGATCCAAGCAATAGCCCTGATTGGCACGATAAGCCATGAGCCTTTCAACGTACGACGACCACTCAGATTCTGAGCAGCCCATTAGCCTATGGTGGATAGTTCGAGTTTATTGGCCAACCTCGACACGCTTGCTAAAGATACGATAACGTTCCGAGCAGACGCGGCACTTGACGTCAGCCACGATATCGATTCATTTACAGATGTCACTGGCTTTGATGCCTCGTTTTTCGCTCCCTCGTCACTGAGCTAGTACCCCTGTATCGATCGTCAAACGGTTCCGATCGGTTCAGCCGGAAGCGCTTTCGAAGGCGCACGCGAAACGGCCGAAGCCGGGGAGCCGCCATTCACCCGTCGAAGGCGCCGCCGTGATCACGCGGCCGGTCGTTTGTGGTCCATTCATCGGGCGCATTGAAGAGCTCGCATACCTGCGCGAGCGAAAGCGGGAGGCCGCGGTCTCTCACGGAGGCTTGGTCTTCGTTGCTGGTGAGGCCGGAGTCGGCAAGTCGCGACTCATCGCCGAGTTCTGCTCGTCGATACGAAACTCGCGGTGGAGACTCGGAGTCGGTGCCTGTCTCGAAGTCGCCTCTCGGCCGTATGGGCCTATCCTCGACGCACTCGATCGTTTGGGAAGTCCCATCACCTTGGGTATCGCGCAAACAAAGCGAGAGCAATTCGACGCCATCGTAGAGCACTTCGCCACGCTGGCTGCACGTCGAGCAATAGTCATCGTTCTGGAAGATCTGCAATGGGCTGATGCAGCGACGCTCGATTTACTCGCGTATCTAGGCGCGAAACTGTCGCGGTTGCGCATCCTTGCGATTGCGTCGTTTCGTACCGACGATCTTCATCCCAGCCATCCCGCGCTCTCGGCTTTGGCCAAGATTGCACGCAACACTCGGGCGGGACGCATCGATATCGCGCCGCTGCAAGGCGTCGAACTGCAGCGGTTTATCGACGAAGCGCTCGGAGATATCGCGCTGCCCGATGAGATACGTCGTGCCGTCGCGCAGAACGGCGACGGAAATCCGTTTTTTACCGAGGAGCTGCTCAAGAGCGCGGTTGAAGCGCTGACGACACCGCGCGCCAATACGAGTCGAACCGTTCCGCAAACGGTTCGAGATACGCTGCTTGCGCGCTTACTGCCCCTCGATGACGCCGAGCGGCAAGTCATCGCCCAAGCGGCCGTGATCGGCCGCTCCTTCGGGCTCGATCTCCTCGCTGCCACGCTCGGCATTGAGCCGGAGCCTTTGCTTCGTGCCTTGGGCCGAGCGCGCGATTTTCAACTCATCGACGAGGTGGGGCGTGGGGAGTTCCGCTTTCGTCACGCTCTGACGCGCGACGTCATCTATGGAGGTTTTCTCGGAGCGCAGACACGGCTTCGCCATCACGCGATAGCCGTAGAGCTCGAAAAGGCACCTGAATCGCTGCGTTCGCTCGAAGCGCTGGCCTTCCACTGGTGGGCGGCCGGCGAGTCGGCGCCAGCCGCGTCATACAACGAGCAGGCGGGAGATTCGGCTGCATCGGTTCACGCACACGAGGATGCAATCGCGTTCTACGAGCGCGCACTGGAGAGTGAAAATATTGCGCATCGGACGCGTGGCTTGATCGTGGAAAAGATCGCAAGCGCGCAGCTCGTCCTAACGTCGACTGCGCAAGCGCACGCGACGTACGAAAAGGCGGCAAATATTTTTCGCGACGGCAACGAAGCCGATCTGGAAGCACGCTGCAGAGTCCGCGGCGCGATGACTGCGTATACGCTTGGTATTTCCAACCCAACAGCGCCCCTGCAGGACATGCTCTCCAGGCTCGAAGCAGACGAATATGTGGCTCGCAGTAGGATTCATTTGGGTCTCGCGTGGTTGACTGCTACGCTCTGGTTTCCCACCGAAGCCGAGCATCACTTACAGCAGGTTGACGCGCGTGCCTTATCGGAAGTTGCTGAGTTCCGGCTGTACTTTCATAACATTTCCGCCTGGGTTGCGATGAC
This Candidatus Eremiobacterota bacterium DNA region includes the following protein-coding sequences:
- a CDS encoding AAA family ATPase encodes the protein MITRPVVCGPFIGRIEELAYLRERKREAAVSHGGLVFVAGEAGVGKSRLIAEFCSSIRNSRWRLGVGACLEVASRPYGPILDALDRLGSPITLGIAQTKREQFDAIVEHFATLAARRAIVIVLEDLQWADAATLDLLAYLGAKLSRLRILAIASFRTDDLHPSHPALSALAKIARNTRAGRIDIAPLQGVELQRFIDEALGDIALPDEIRRAVAQNGDGNPFFTEELLKSAVEALTTPRANTSRTVPQTVRDTLLARLLPLDDAERQVIAQAAVIGRSFGLDLLAATLGIEPEPLLRALGRARDFQLIDEVGRGEFRFRHALTRDVIYGGFLGAQTRLRHHAIAVELEKAPESLRSLEALAFHWWAAGESAPAASYNEQAGDSAASVHAHEDAIAFYERALESENIAHRTRGLIVEKIASAQLVLTSTAQAHATYEKAANIFRDGNEADLEARCRVRGAMTAYTLGISNPTAPLQDMLSRLEADEYVARSRIHLGLAWLTATLWFPTEAEHHLQQVDARALSEVAEFRLYFHNISAWVAMTFGQTDRFRREYAAWVAAAQSTGSALTLAGAHYNGALCFSFFGLHDEAVGQIDRALRIARESRSRHAEECALSNAALCYLSTGDLSRARACVEAISTTTENNVSLKFASALGCMIGLYLDDEDLIQKWFDAFEAAFSRAPDIDTGAAFAQVMARRGRLRDAETILHRAIPAGELIRGNVVPLLTVGRYGAPADRKRAREYLARAAAGTAELPERPALALFDAMTSLQDGRVAQAAALGNQAAEGFRRLRFPLLEAAALETAGNFEGALAIFRRCGAVRDVRRLERTTPAENGASPGTMPATTILSARELEIATLAGDGRANREIARSLSITEKTVEKHLASIYQKLGIGSRRDLGSRLSRLTSSG